A stretch of Cicer arietinum cultivar CDC Frontier isolate Library 1 chromosome 5, Cicar.CDCFrontier_v2.0, whole genome shotgun sequence DNA encodes these proteins:
- the LOC101512537 gene encoding 2,3-bisphosphoglycerate-dependent phosphoglycerate mutase 1-like: MAAEVCHHAIATLQSHSYLSNWNQHQKLKSNLGFICSNGLSKGRSSHFGRKNCIVIRSSASHSQTSVVDQVSSPSRSNTSDTSKKSNEASLILIRHGESLWNEKNLFTGCVDVPLSKKGIDEAIEAGKRISSIPVDLIFTSALIRAQMTAMLAMTQHRRRKVPIVMHNESEQAKAWSQVFSEDTKKQSIPVIAAWQLNERMYGELQGLNKQETADRYGTEQVHEWRRSYDIPPPNGESLEMCAERAVAYFRDHIEPQLLSGKNVMIAAHGNSLRSIIMYLDKLTSQEVISLELSTGIPMLYIFKEGRFIRRGSPIGPTEAGVYAYTKRLALYRQKLDEMF, translated from the exons ATGGCAGCTGAAGTATGTCACCATGCTATTGCAACTTTGCAGTCTCATTCTTATCTTAGTAATTGGAATCAACACCAAAAGCTCAAAAGCAATTTAGGCTTTATTTGTAGTAATGGTTTGTCAAAGGGGAGAAGTAGTCACTTCGGCCGGAAGAATTGTATTGTAATTCGATCTTCAGCTTCCCATTCTCAAACTTCAGTTGTTGATCAAGTGTCATCCCCTTCAAGAAGCAATACTAGCGACACTTCCAAGAAATCAA ATGAAGCGTCTTTGATCCTTATTCGACATGGTGAGTCGTTGTGGAATGAAAAGAATTTGTTCACAGGTTGTGTTGATGTCCCCCTAAGCAAGAAGGGTATAGATGAGGCAATTGAAGCTGGAAAAAGAATTAGCAGCATTCCTGTTGATCTCATATTTACATCTGCTTTGATCCGTGCACAAATGACAGCTATGCTTGCCATGACACAGCACCGCCGTAGGAAG GTGCCTATCGTTATGCACAACGAGAGTGAACAAGCAAAGGCATGGAGTCAAGTTTTTAGTGAAGATACAAAAAAACAGTCCATTCCAGTCATAGCAGCTTGGCAACTAAATGAAAGAAT GTATGGGGAATTACAAGGTCTCAATAAGCAAGAAACAGCAGACAGATACGGGACAGAACAAGTCCATGAGTGGCGCCGAAGCTACGACATACCTCCTCCCAATGGTGAAAGTTTGGAAATGTGTGCTGAAAGAGCAGTTGCCTATTTCAGAGACCAT ATTGAACCCCAACTTTTATCTGGAAAGAATGTTATGATTGCCGCACATGGGAATTCATTGAGATCCATTATCATGTATCTCGACAAATTAACTTCCCAGGAG GTCATTAGTTTAGAACTGTCAACCGGAATTCCAATGCTTTACATTTTCAAAGAGGGAAGATTCATTAGGAGGGGGAGTCCCATAGGACCAACCGAAGCTGGAGTTTATGCCTATACCAAG CGTTTGGCTCTTTACAGGCAGAAGTTGGATGAGATGTTCTAA
- the LOC105852179 gene encoding uncharacterized protein: protein MSEEMKKIASDDGHEKVLALSLSPEQRAKIIEVRKLIGTLSDKASVYCSDASISRYLKSQNWNVKKASQMLKLSLKWRHEYKPEEISWDEVSDEAETGKIYRPNYYDKHGRPVLIMRTNRQRSKSLKEEIKHFVYCMENAILNLPPNQEEVVWLVDFHGFNLSNISFKMTREVSHILQKYYPQRLGLAIMYDAPKIFQPFFSMVKVLLDPETCNKVKFVYSNDGNTKKIMEDLFDMDQLEQAFGGNDDTEFDTNKYAKRMRDDDNKMYSLWTQANSVSFVSHNIPSTDVFGADMVNRRDKKGIAIE from the exons ATGAGTGAGGAAATGAAGAAAATTGCCTCTGATGATGGCCATGAGAAAGTATTAGCACTATCATTGTCACCAGAACAGCGGGCTAAG ATAATTGAGGTGAGAAAATTGATAGGAACATTATCAGATAAGGCATCTGTATATTGTTCTGATGCATCCATCTCAAGGTATTTAAAGTCACAGAATTGGAATGTCAAGAAAGCATCTCAAATGTTGAAACTGAGCTTAAAATGGAGACACGAATACAAACCTGAAGAGATCAGCTGG GACGAGGTTTCTGATGAAGCAGAGACAGGAAAAATATATAGACCAAACTATTATGACAAGCATGGGAGACCTGTACTTATAATGAGAACGAATCGCCAG AGATCGAAGTCATTAAAAGAAGAGATTAAGCATTTTGTTTACTGCATGGAGAATGCAATTTTAAATCTTCCACCTAACCAGGAAGAGGTGGTTTGGCTAGTTGATTTCCATGGTTTCAATCTGTCAAATATATCATTCAAGATGACACGTGAAGTCTCTcatatattacaaaaatattatccaCAGCGCCTTGGATTGGCAATAATGTATGATGCACCCAAGATTTTCCAACCATTCTTCTCG ATGGTAAAGGTCCTGCTTGATCCTGAGACTTGTAATAAGGTAAAGTTTGTTTATTCCAATGATGGAAACACAAAGAAGATTATGGAGGATTTGTTTGATATGGATCAACTTGAACAAGCATTTGGTGGAAATGACGACACAGAATTTGATACAAATAAATATGCCAAGAGAATGAGAGATGACGACAACAAGATGTACTCCTTATGGACGCAGGCAAACTCTGTATCATTCGTCTCGCACAATATTCCTTCTACAGACGTATTCGGAGCAGATATGGTCAATCGCAGGGACAAAAAAGGCATAGCTATAGAATGA
- the LOC101512213 gene encoding probable beta-D-xylosidase 7 has product MGLSLSATFTFVTIIFLFLTLIAHSSSSPLPPFACDWSNPSTRSYPFCNPKLPITQRTKDLVSRLTLNEKLAQLVNSAPPIPRLGIPAYEWWSEALHGVGNVGRGIFFNGTISSATSFPQVILTAATFDSHLWYRIAQAIGIEARAIYNGGQAMGMTFWAPNINIFRDPRWGRGQETAGEDPMVTSNYAVSYVRGLQGDSFKGGGTFRGHLQASACCKHFTAYDLDNWKGVNRFHFDAQVSLQDLADTYQPPFHSCVEKGRASGIMCAYNRVNGVPTCADFNLLTNTARKQWGFRGYIASDCGAVGIIHDQQGYAKSPEDAVADVLKAGMDLECGSYLTDHAKSAVLQKKLPISLIDRALHNLFSIRIRLGLFEGNPTKLPFGMIGPNHVCSKDHLYLSLEAARNGIVLLKNTASLLPLPKTSISLAVIGPNANASPLTLLGNYAGPPCKYITILQGFQHYVKNTVFHPGCDGGPKCASAQIDQAVEVAKKVDYVVLVMGLDQSVEREERDRVHLDLPGKQLELINSVAEASKRPIILVLLCGGPVDISSAKYDNKIGSIVWAGYPGELGGIALAQVIFGDHNPGGRLPITWYPKDYIKVPMTDMRMRADPSTDYPGRTYRFYKGPTVYDFGHGLSYTKYSYQFVSVTRDKLHFNQSSTHLMVENSETIRYKLVSELSEETCQSMLVSVTIGVKNNGNIVGRHPILLFMRPRKPRIGSPIKQLVGFESVLLDAGEMSHVGFELSPCEHLSRANEGGLKIIEEGSHLLFVGDEEYPIDIIV; this is encoded by the exons ATGGGCCTCTCACTCTCAGCAACCTTTACCTTTGTCACTATCATCTTCCTTTTCCTCACTCTCATTGCACACTCAAGTTCTTCGCCACTACCTCCATTTGCTTGCGATTGGTCAAACCCATCCACCAGATCCTACCCATTTTGTAACCCAAAACTTCCCATCACACAACGAACCAAAGACCTTGTTTCCAGACTCACATTGAACGAGAAACTCGCTCAACTCGTTAACTCAGCCCCTCCCATTCCACGACTCGGTATCCCTGCTTATGAGTGGTGGAGTGAAGCACTTCATGGCGTTGGGAATGTCGGTCGTGGGATCTTCTTCAATGGCACCATTTCATCTGCAACTAGCTTCCCTCAAGTTATACTCACCGCAGCTACTTTTGACTCTCATCTCTGGTACCGGATCGCTCAG GCAATTGGGATTGAAGCTAGAGCAATATACAATGGAGGGCAAGCAATGGGGATGACATTTTGGGCACCAAACATAAACATATTTAGGGACCCCAGATGGGGGAGAGGACAAGAGACAGCTGGTGAAGACCCTATGGTTACTTCTAACTATGCTGTTTCCTATGTTAGAGGACTTCAAGGAGATTCCTTTAAGGGTGGTGGTACATTCAGAGGACACCTTCAAGCTTCTGCTTGTTGCAAGCATTTCACTGCCTATGATTTGGACAATTGGAAGGGTGTTAATCGCTTTCACTTTGATGCTCAGGTGAGTTTGCAAGATCTGGCGGACACATATCAGCCACCATTTCATAGTTGCGTAGAGAAAGGACGAGCTAGTGGGATTATGTGTGCTTATAACCGTGTCAATGGTGTTCCAACCTGTGCTGATTTCAATCTCTTAACCAATACCGCTAGAAAACAATGGGGTTTCCGCGG GTATATTGCATCAGATTGTGGAGCTGTTGGGATCATACATGATCAGCAAGGGTATGCAAAATCACCTGAGGATGCTGTAGCCGATGTTCTCAAAGCTG GGATGGATTTGGAATGCGGAAGTTATTTAACAGATCATGCAAAATCAGCAGTGTTGCAGAAAAAATTACCTATATCCCTAATAGACCGTGCCCTTCACAATCTCTTTTCAATTAGAATAAGATTAGGCCTATTTGAAGGAAATCCAACCAAACTTCCATTTGGCATGATTGGTCCCAACCATGTCTGTTCCAAAGATCACTTATATCTTTCTCTTGAAGCTGCAAGAAACGGCATTGTGCTTTTAAAAAACACTGCTTCACTTCTTCCACTTCCAAAAACAAGTATTTCTTTAGCAGTTATAGGTCCTAATGCAAATGCTTCCCCTTTAACATTATTAGGAAACTATGCTGGCCCTCCTTGTAAATACATTACTATACTTCAAGGTTTTCAGCACTATGTTAAGAACACTGTTTTTCATCCTGGTTGTGATGGTGGACCAAAGTGTGCTTCAGCTCAAATAGACCAAGCAGTGGAAGTTGCAAAGAAAGTTGATTATGTTGTTTTGGTTATGGGATTGGATCAAAGTGTAGAGCGGGAAGAACGTGATCGCGTTCATCTTGACTTGCCAGGCAAGCAACTTGAACTCATTAACAGTGTTGCTGAAGCTTCGAAGCGGCCGATTATTTTGGTGCTTCTTTGTGGAGGCCCTGTTGATATCAGTTCAGCTAaatatgataacaaaattgGAAGTATTGTATGGGCTGGTTATCCGGGTGAACTTGGCGGCATTGCACTTGCTCAGGTTATCTTTGGTGATCATAACCCAG GAGGAAGACTACCAATAACTTGGTATCCAAAAGATTACATCAAAGTTCCAATGACAGACATGAGGATGCGAGCTGATCCCTCAACCGACTATCCCGGAAGAACTTACAGATTTTACAAAGGTCCTACGGTGTATGATTTCGGCCATGGACTAAGCTACACAAAATATTCCTATCAGTTTGTTTCTGTTACGCGTGACAAACTTCATTTCAATCAATCATCCACTCATTTGATGGTTGAAAATTCAGAAACAATAAGATACAAATTAGTTTCAGAATTGAGTGAAGAAACATGCCAAAGCATGTTGGTTTCAGTAACAATTGGAGTTAAAAATAATGGAAACATTGTGGGGAGACATCCTATATTGCTGTTTATGAGACCGCGAAAGCCGAGAATTGGAAGTCCTATCAAACAATTGGTTGGTTTTGAGAGTGTGTTGTTAGATGCAGGGGAAATGAGCCATGTTGGATTTGAGCTTAGTCCTTGTGAGCATCTTAGTAGAGCAAATGAAGGTGGTTTAAAGATCATAGAAGAAGGGTCTCATTTGTTGTTTGTGGGTGATGAAGAGTATCCTATAGATATCATTGTTTGA